TATTACTTTGAAATTAAGCAACAAACGTTACAAGGAAGTGAAAGTTTCATAGCGAGCgcgtactttattttgtccAGAACTTTAAACTTTTAGCAATTCTTTGATTCGAACTTACGAAATTAAGTTATCCAATGTCTGATAATTCGAGTGAGAAAATTGAGTTAAAGAAATACGCTTTACGTAGAGCTCACTGACTTCTCCTACGTTATATTcctaaattaagaaaaaaaaatcacttaaaaggAGCAATTTCAAAGTCTTCCTGCTGGGGCGCCTGGCAGCCACAATCGTTGGCCTTTCTGACTTCTTTCAACATCGCGTCCATTATGCCCGTCGGCAGCTCCAGATGGTCCACGCCACAGGCCTCAAAATTTTCCATAACACAGGTGCGAAATTCCTTCAACCTCCGACAGGAAAGATCTAGCGGCGAAGATTCCATCAACGGCACACCACAGCTCAGCAATATCTCCGGAAAACGGTCCCCGCACATTTCGTAATCTTCCGGGATAAGTTCTAAAATGTTTGGTAACATTGAGTTAGCTTAGCTTGGAAAATGAGACAAATATCCGGACTGACCCCTTATGATGGAACCGTCATTCCGGCAAATCGTATCAATAGCGCTTGCGATCATTTTCCGGAAAAGAAGTCTGACCTCTCTAAGTTTGGTATCACCGGTACAAATAGCCAACGTATCCAAAGGGTCGCTGAAACAAGAAGTTGCCATCGTTCGGACTCTTCTGCAATACCTAGAGccagaaaaaggaaaaagaaagttgaattttaaaagtatCGATCTTTTTCACCTCGACGTTGTACTTGTTGATAATTTGCTTCTTTGAGGCTCCATCCAGTGCCTTCCAGTCCACGCTTTCGTCCGCCTTGTCGATGTAACGCATTACGCATCGCTCAATGTGAGTCGTATTTTCGAAGGAACGCTTCATTTTGAGGATGGCTTGGTTTGACTTGGTATTTTCGTAGCACCACTTTTCGAAGCCCTGCTCCATATCCGAGGACGAGGGCGGtgttgcagcaaaactgacagCTGGAATTCGCAATCAAAAGATGACATTAATAATGACCTCaagtaaattaaaatctttgtgTACCACGTTTTTAAGTTCTTTACAAAACCTTTCCAATCTCTACAACACATTTTAGAGAGCCTACATGGACGAataattcaactgaatcaaagcaactacagtggttgaattaaagggaatcttttgattgctttgattcatttTCGAATCTACCTCAAGTTTCCAATAAAACGATCCTCGACCCCTAGGCTCACAAAACAAAGTTCTCATATTTGGAGCACTCAACCAtgctattttaaaatatttaaaatattaacaaaaagaaGCTCTTAcctgcaaaaattgcaatcacCAAAAACGAAACAGGAAACCTCATCATGATCGGTAGTTTCAGGGGAAAACTTTGCTACAGACTAAAGCTGATAACGAGAGCTGAACTTGAATTTGACGCCATTTGGAATCGTTATCGCCAATCGTAACGCAGAATCACACTGTCGATCACAATTTGCTAGCACGAATAGTTCAGACTTGTGGAATGTTTGCATCACTTACAACAAAAGTTCacaaaattgaatgtcgaaCGGTGTTTTTCTTTTAGGTAGGCATCTCTGAGGGGTTTTCCTTCGGTTGTTTTATTCAGGAAAGATTAAAAAACAGCAACATTGAACGTCATAAACGGGTGTCTATTAAACACAGAGTTGATTAAAACTTATAATAAGTGACCAACCACAAAAAATATACTTTGTAGCTTATTcgagtttctcagttttttgtTCATTGCTAAGCTTTAGAAATATGTAACTTCATGTTGCGGATTGTTAACCTTTGTTAGAATCTCGTTCTgccagactgaaccgaatcccttgaattttgttttccaatttacttaAGTGAATGTTAGGACTTttaacatttaactataaaagatgctttattttattgcttgacttggttcactctggctcaacgaaaaaaaaccatttttcaagcatcagccATACT
This sequence is a window from Uranotaenia lowii strain MFRU-FL chromosome 3, ASM2978415v1, whole genome shotgun sequence. Protein-coding genes within it:
- the LOC129756972 gene encoding uncharacterized protein LOC129756972 — encoded protein: MMRFPVSFLVIAIFAAVSFAATPPSSSDMEQGFEKWCYENTKSNQAILKMKRSFENTTHIERCVMRYIDKADESVDWKALDGASKKQIINKYCRRVRTMATSCFSDPLDTLAICTGDTKLREVRLLFRKMIASAIDTICRNDGSIIRELIPEDYEMCGDRFPEILLSCGVPLMESSPLDLSCRRLKEFRTCVMENFEACGVDHLELPTGIMDAMLKEVRKANDCGCQAPQQEDFEIAPFK